One genomic window of Haemophilus haemolyticus includes the following:
- a CDS encoding YajG family lipoprotein, giving the protein MTLSNKIKTLSAVSIAAATLFLAGCQAQSNTLTFTPPAPNATMNINQTAIVYVTTKDSRTTQDIASYTKRGELIKLNSSPSVTQLFQQVMQQNLISKGFRIGQSNGSNAGVTVDVREFATQVEQGNLRYKLNTKIQATVYVQGAKGSYNKAFNATRSQEGALNADNDEIQKVLSQTFNDIVNNIYQDQEVSAAINQYAN; this is encoded by the coding sequence ATGACATTATCAAACAAAATCAAAACATTATCAGCAGTAAGTATTGCAGCCGCTACGCTGTTCCTTGCTGGCTGCCAAGCACAATCAAATACATTAACGTTCACACCACCGGCACCGAATGCCACAATGAACATTAATCAAACTGCGATTGTGTATGTAACAACGAAAGATAGTCGCACAACGCAAGATATCGCGAGCTATACCAAGCGTGGAGAACTCATTAAATTAAATTCATCACCGAGTGTTACACAATTATTTCAACAAGTGATGCAACAAAATCTTATTAGTAAAGGTTTCAGAATTGGGCAATCCAATGGATCAAATGCCGGGGTAACTGTGGATGTACGTGAATTTGCTACGCAAGTAGAACAAGGTAATCTTCGTTATAAACTTAATACCAAAATTCAAGCAACTGTTTATGTTCAAGGCGCAAAAGGTTCATATAACAAAGCATTTAATGCTACTCGTTCACAAGAAGGCGCATTAAACGCGGATAATGACGAAATTCAAAAAGTTCTGTCTCAAACATTTAACGATATTGTGAATAACATTTATCAAGATCAAGAAGTATCCGCGGCTATTAACCAATATGCTAATTAA
- the gorA gene encoding glutathione-disulfide reductase produces the protein MTKHYDYIAIGGGSGGIASLNRAASYGKKCAIIEAKHLGGTCVNVGCVPKKVMFYGAHIAEAINNYAPDYGFDVEVKKFDFSKLIESRQAYIGRIHTSYNNVLAKNNIDVINGFGKFVDAHTIEVTLTDGTKEQVTADHILIATGGRPYRPNIKGQEYGIDSDGFFALTELPKRAAVIGAGYIAVELSGVLNSLGVETHLLVRRHAPMRNQDPLIVETLVEVLAQDGIQLHTNSTPSEIVKNADGSLTVKCDGQSDVTVDCVIWAAGRVPATDKIGLENAGVETNERGYVKVDKYQNTNVKGIYAVGDIIENGIELTPVAVAAGRRLSERLFNNKPTEHLDYNLVPTVVFSHPPIGTVGLTEPQAIEQYGAENVKIYKSSFTAMYTAVTQHRQPCKMKLVCVGKDEKVVGLHGIGFGVDEMIQGFAVAIKMGATKADFDNTVAIHPTGSEEFVTMR, from the coding sequence ATGACTAAACATTATGATTACATCGCTATTGGCGGTGGCAGTGGCGGTATTGCATCTCTAAATCGTGCTGCAAGCTATGGAAAAAAATGCGCAATCATTGAAGCAAAACATCTTGGCGGTACTTGTGTAAATGTAGGTTGCGTACCTAAAAAAGTAATGTTTTATGGTGCACACATTGCAGAAGCAATTAACAATTATGCACCAGATTATGGTTTTGATGTTGAAGTGAAAAAATTTGATTTTTCAAAACTGATTGAAAGTCGCCAAGCCTATATCGGTCGTATTCATACATCTTATAACAATGTATTAGCAAAAAATAACATTGATGTAATTAACGGTTTCGGAAAATTTGTCGATGCGCATACTATTGAAGTAACACTTACTGATGGTACAAAAGAGCAAGTAACCGCAGATCATATTTTAATCGCAACAGGTGGTCGCCCATATCGTCCAAACATTAAAGGACAAGAGTATGGCATTGATTCAGATGGTTTCTTTGCATTAACAGAATTACCAAAACGCGCTGCTGTTATTGGTGCAGGCTATATTGCCGTTGAACTTTCTGGTGTATTAAACAGCCTAGGCGTGGAAACGCATTTATTAGTGCGTCGCCATGCGCCAATGCGTAATCAAGATCCATTAATCGTAGAAACATTAGTGGAAGTACTTGCGCAAGATGGAATTCAATTACATACCAATTCCACACCATCTGAGATTGTTAAAAATGCAGATGGTTCACTTACAGTAAAATGTGATGGTCAATCTGATGTTACTGTGGACTGTGTTATTTGGGCGGCAGGTCGTGTTCCAGCGACAGATAAAATTGGCTTAGAAAATGCTGGCGTAGAAACGAATGAACGCGGCTATGTCAAAGTAGATAAATATCAAAATACTAATGTGAAAGGCATTTATGCAGTAGGCGATATTATCGAAAACGGCATTGAATTAACACCGGTTGCAGTTGCAGCGGGTCGCCGCCTTTCTGAGCGTTTATTCAATAATAAACCGACTGAACATTTAGATTACAATTTGGTTCCAACCGTTGTATTCAGCCATCCACCAATCGGCACTGTAGGTTTAACTGAACCTCAAGCTATCGAACAATATGGAGCTGAAAATGTTAAGATATATAAATCCTCTTTCACTGCAATGTACACTGCGGTAACTCAACATCGCCAACCGTGCAAAATGAAATTAGTTTGTGTGGGTAAAGATGAAAAAGTTGTGGGTTTACATGGCATTGGTTTTGGTGTAGATGAAATGATTCAAGGATTTGCTGTAGCAATCAAAATGGGCGCAACAAAAGCTGATTTTGATAACACAGTGGCTATTCACCCAACGGGTTCAGAAGAATTCGTGACTATGCGTTAA
- the pnuC gene encoding nicotinamide riboside transporter PnuC: MTLAERLKQEFVSGWKPFEVVWLALFIIAQIWAYVQAPDSWLAMISGISGILCVVLVSKGKISNYFFGLIFAYTYFYVAWGSNFLGEMNTVLYVYLPSQFIGYFMWKANMQNSDGGESVIAKALTIKGWMTLIVVTTVGTLLFVQALQAAGGSSTGLDGLTTIITVAAQILMILRYREQWLLWIALNILSIFLWAETPAMYLMYSAYLLNSLYGYYNWTKLVKCS, translated from the coding sequence ATGACTTTGGCAGAACGTCTAAAACAAGAATTTGTTTCTGGTTGGAAACCTTTTGAGGTAGTTTGGCTTGCGCTTTTCATTATTGCGCAGATATGGGCTTATGTACAAGCGCCAGATTCCTGGTTAGCAATGATTTCTGGTATTTCCGGTATTTTGTGTGTGGTATTGGTAAGTAAAGGCAAAATTAGTAATTATTTCTTTGGATTAATTTTTGCTTACACTTATTTTTATGTCGCTTGGGGATCAAATTTCTTAGGCGAAATGAATACCGTACTCTATGTATATTTGCCATCTCAATTTATTGGTTACTTCATGTGGAAAGCCAATATGCAAAATAGTGATGGTGGAGAAAGTGTGATTGCCAAAGCTTTAACTATTAAAGGATGGATGACATTAATCGTTGTGACTACGGTTGGTACTTTGCTTTTTGTTCAAGCATTACAAGCGGCTGGTGGTAGTTCAACAGGTTTAGATGGTCTAACCACAATTATTACGGTTGCTGCACAGATTTTAATGATTTTGCGCTATCGTGAACAGTGGTTGTTATGGATTGCTTTAAATATCCTTTCTATTTTCTTATGGGCAGAAACACCAGCCATGTACTTAATGTACTCAGCCTACTTACTTAACTCGTTGTACGGTTATTATAACTGGACGAAATTGGTTAAATGTAGCTAA
- a CDS encoding amino acid ABC transporter ATP-binding protein — MLKVSNIQKNFNGNHVLKGIDFEINKGEVVAILGPSGSGKTTFLRCLNLLERPEQGILEFTDGSLKIDFSHKISKADELKLRRRSSMVFQQYNLFPHRSALENIMEGMVVVQKQDKSQAREKALSLLEKVGLKNKADLFPSQLSGGQQQRVGIARALAVKPDIILLDEPTSALDPELVGEVLQTLKMLAQEGWTMIIVTHEMQFAKDVADRVILMADGHIVEQNTADKFFSCPQHERTKQFLLQAKISLDPDYCI; from the coding sequence ATGTTAAAAGTAAGTAATATTCAGAAAAACTTTAATGGCAATCATGTGTTAAAAGGCATTGATTTTGAAATTAATAAAGGTGAAGTGGTCGCAATTTTAGGACCTTCTGGTTCTGGAAAAACCACCTTTTTACGTTGCTTAAACTTGCTTGAGAGACCAGAGCAAGGCATTTTGGAATTTACTGATGGTAGTCTAAAAATTGATTTTAGCCATAAAATTAGTAAAGCAGATGAATTGAAGTTGCGCCGACGTTCATCAATGGTATTTCAACAATATAATTTATTTCCTCATCGTTCCGCCCTTGAAAATATCATGGAAGGAATGGTTGTCGTGCAAAAACAAGACAAGAGTCAGGCTAGAGAAAAGGCTCTTAGCTTGTTAGAGAAGGTGGGACTAAAAAATAAAGCGGATTTATTTCCATCCCAACTTTCTGGCGGTCAGCAACAGCGAGTCGGGATCGCCCGGGCCCTTGCGGTAAAACCTGATATTATTTTATTAGATGAACCTACATCGGCGTTAGATCCCGAATTGGTTGGAGAGGTGTTACAAACACTAAAAATGCTCGCTCAAGAAGGCTGGACAATGATTATTGTTACTCATGAAATGCAGTTTGCGAAAGATGTTGCGGATCGTGTAATTTTGATGGCGGATGGGCATATTGTAGAACAAAATACAGCAGATAAATTCTTTTCTTGCCCACAACACGAGCGGACTAAACAGTTCTTATTACAAGCCAAAATATCACTTGATCCAGATTATTGTATTTAA